Sequence from the Meleagris gallopavo isolate NT-WF06-2002-E0010 breed Aviagen turkey brand Nicholas breeding stock chromosome Z, Turkey_5.1, whole genome shotgun sequence genome:
AGACAAGCAAAGTCCTTAGCTCTCCCATCGTCCCACTTCATTTGCTTTACCAATAACTCAATTGCAGTATTTTGCTTATACCAGTTTTGTTAAGACAACATGAGGGTGCATGAATTGCATAGCATCTGAAAGAAACTGCATTAAGAACTCACTGGATAGATTTTCATCACACTATTATTCTGCAAATGTGAGAGTGTTCTGCCAATTTTCACAGTAGAACAGCACGAAGCTCTTGAGGACAGGTGTTTCCAGAACTGGCTCTCATTAGGAAAAGATAGTGTTTAGCATCTTATGGCACATTTAAAGCcaaaaatatatcaaattaattaattttaattaattgaaaatgttaattttatgaGGTCCTGTTGAAAATACCTGTGTATTTCTGGCACAGGTGCTTTGCAATAGATATGATAATTTGAAAATCAATGCAAATAATATTATGTAATCCTTTCATCTCCAAGGCATACTTGGTCTTGTTGATTCTCATTTATGGTACTCATATATTCAATTAGCTTCGTCTTTAAGCATGGCCTTCTGTAATAAATTGAAGTGTAAGGTCTAGAGCCATACTACAGTGCTAGGAAGTCAGTTcttaaaaagcagtattttagaATTGCTTCTtatagaatagaaaaaaaatctactagTCTTATTTATGTCAGTTTAACAGATCATTTCCACTGACTTACTGCCAGTCCTAAAAGTAACCACAGCAGTGCCTAATAACAATGTATGGCTTCTGGCATTTATTTATAGTATATTAAAACCAAAATCAGGCTGGGTGGCAAGAGGTTTAGACCACCTGAGACATCTTTAAATCTTCAGCACATGTGTAACTGCAGCAAGACTAGCAATAATCCCAAGTAGGCAGTCATCACACTATTGGCTGGCTGATTCACTCTTTAAAGTTATAGATTCATTTCAGGGAATTACTTTTCCCACAAGTACTTTAGGAGAATGAAAATGCTTTGTTGTAAATCTTTTTATCAGTAAAATGGCAGAGAAATACCTGGAAGGACAAGtgatctttttttattttaaaacaaggcCACATGTGTAAAGTAAATTGATGGATTATTCTGGATTTAATATTTCTCTCCTTATAAAGTAAGAACTCTGCGTTTAGTGTGAGAAAGCATCAGTTActcatttagtttaaaaataaatgttataaaCTAAAGAANNNNNNNNNNNNNNNNNNNNNNNNNNNNNNNNNNNNNNNNNNNNNNNNNNNNNNNNNNNNNNNNNNNNNNNNNNNNNNNNNNNNNNNNNNNNNNNNNNNNaacctgtcgtccaccaggacgcccaggtccctctctgcagagctcctctccagcagctcatcccccagcctgtagtggtgcatgcaattattcctccctaggtgtaagaccctacgcttgcttttgttgaacctcatccggtttcttactgcccagctctccagcctgtccaggtctcgctgaatggcagcacagccttcaggcgtgtcagccaatcctcccaacttcgtatcaacagcaaacttgctgagggtggccactatcccctcatcaagatcactgatgaagatgttgaacaagactggactcAGCACCGACCCTGAggaacactgctagttacaggtctccagccagactctgcaccaccaacgacgatcctctgcgctctgccagtcagccagttctcaacccacctcattgttcactcatctatcccacacttcctcagctttgttacaaggatgtcatgggagacagtatcaaatgccttgctgaaatcaaggtagactacatctatCGCTCTCCctccatccacccagccagcgACAACAtcgtagaaggctaccaggttgcTCAAGCATGACCTCCGCCTGGTGAACccatgttgactactcctgataacctccttttcttccacttgtctggagatggcatccagcacaagctgatcCATGGCCTTTCCAGGGACAAAGGTGAGGCTGATTGGCCTGTAATTACCtggctcttccttcttgccctttctgaagactggagtgacactggctatactccagtcttcaggcacttcctccattctccaagacctctcaaagatgacagaaagtggttcagcaatcacctctgccagctccctcagcacccgtggatgcatcccatcgggtcccatggatttatgaacatCAGTGTTGCCTAGGCACTCTCAGACCGCCTCTTCCCTGACTAAATGGAAGGATTTCACTGTCAAGTGAAATCTGTATATTTATAGATATAGATATTGCTGATTTCTTTTCTACTAAagttttcattatgtttttcccttttataCCTCATTACCGTcagacctgaaaaaaaaaaaagcactaccTAATGATGAAAGGATATAGGAGCAAGGTCAAAAGAGATTTTCAGCTGTTCTAGAAAATGGNNNNNNNNNNNNNNNNNNNNNNNNNNNNNNNNNNNNNNNNNNNNNNNNNNNNNNNNNNNNNNNNNNNNNNNNNNNNNNNNNNNNNNNNNNNNNNNNNNNNAGActggatatttttaattaatgtatCAGCTTAATTGGCCTCTACTGCTGGGTCCATTCCTTTACAGCgctgctggaaaagaaaatcttttccaaGACAGACAATGACAGAgcatttattgttattatttctggTTGTCTTGTTTTCCataatacaaaaacagaaaatgataatTACAGATAGCTAAATTTGTACTTCCCCATCACGTTAGGAGTGTAGTTTTGATTTTGCCTGCCAGAGTTCCCCAAGGAATTCCACTGGACACAATCACAAATAAAGGGTAGATGGTTTATTGAAGCAATAGATATAAGAGGCTGAGATAGTCATTGATAAATGTAGCAATTGCAGTAACATTAATATATGATAATAATGCCAGCAAAACACTTGCTATCCTTGGTCTTTTTCACCAAGAGGTAAGGCGCAATGCTTGCCAAGAAAGTTGAAGGAAGAGGAGCATAACTTCTCatctcatttctcttctctccttcagtCTCCTTTCCATTCTCCTCCCCACGCCTCTCTTGTCTCTGCTTTGCTCCCATTTTCTCCTCAAGATATTTCCCTTTGTACCCTAAACTTTATCTGTTTTTCCCTGCCTGGGGTGACGTTTAACATGGTTTGGATGGAGAGTTGAGTACTACAGTAATATATGTTTAGCAAGTTCTTTTTAAGAGTAAATTAGCATACTGAAGGGTGTTAACTTTTACATTGTTTTCACAGTTAATAAAGCTAAAGGTATCACTTTGGTCCCTGCGGTTGACAAAATACTGTGCTGAAATGTTACCTGCTTGCTCATGCAACTTTAATGCAAAACTGGACTGAAGACTGGCTGAAAGACTTCCTACTTTGGCTGCTTTTCATGCCAAACTTATGGATCTCCATCACCATGTTTACAAAAGAGGTAAGTAGCCACCACCTTTTTCAATAACTTAGGTGAAAATATCTCACAGCTCTATATATTTGCCTGTCAGAAACTATGGCATCCCTGACTACTAATCAGTGAAAAGAGAGATTGTTTCTATTGCTGGGTTTTCAGACAAGTCTGAAAAGGTCACAGACTATGCACTGTGGCCTTGCCACAAGGAAGCCACTATGACTGCAAACATTCCAGTCTGGCACGTACACTGGATAATCAGAGATTCTCTTCCAGGTCTCTGGCAGAAAGTGGGCCACCTCAGCCAAGCAGATTTCACTGCCTAATAGCCAAGCAGAAAATCAGGATAACTAAACACGATTAGGAGTTTAGAGGTGTAGACATGGAACATGTAATGAGTCACCTTTTCTGACTACTGGGAAGAAAATCTCACTGGTTAGGATTGAGAACAACTATAATAGTCAGATAACCTCTGAACTTCTAActaggacttttttttcctttcctttctttcccttcaagGATGAAGAGCTCTGAAGCAACTGTACATAAGGGCagtcactgttttctttccGCTTAGTGTAACTTGAGGAATTTATGACACGTTCTGTCTGTCCCAATTCTAGCTGTAGTATCACAGCTGTAAACGCTGTAAacttcatatatttatttaggtGTTCACGTTTTGCTAAACCTGTAATCCCAGCTATAAGGATGTTTGTTAGGAGCAACCATCTAAATCTTTTCTAGTATAAATTACTAGTTGCCTATTTACGTATTTTTACTATTTCACAGAAAAGTTAGCTGAGGAAATACAGCTCTAGGTTAAAGTCCCAACAGCAAGCTAAAAGAGCCAAAGTAGCACTGCATTGTCaatgtgctttcctttcatctgAGTCTCATTTTTCATATGTCCTTTCACAGTCAACCAAGGCGTTCACAATGCTGAAGGACTAGGCAGCTTTTTGGAGGTCATTTTGTTCATCTCCCTAACCAAGGAACAACCATATATTTTCTGTTCAAGCTCATCTAGACTGTGCAGAGCAGAAACACAGCATGTGACACACAGACACAGTCTCTATAAACTGACAGATCTCTGAGGTATGGGAGGTAAGCAGAGAACTGGGGGCTGCTATTCCACTGCCCTGCTAAACTCTGAAATGAATGCACGACAGATAAATACAACAGGTGGATGAGAAAGAGCTCATTTCAGTTGGACTGTCAATAGTTTAAGAAcaatacaggaaaacaaacacagtttCTACCCAGCGAGGAACAGAttctattttctgctttgtgtaaaaGGCTACAACTGCAGAGTTATCTCTGACAAAATAGATGAGCTTCTGtgaactgaagaaacagaagatacACAAAACTTTCCATTAAACAAGTAAGGCATATTTCTATTATGCACAGTTTAGCTCTGCACTACCCAGAGATAAATATGAAGTGTGAATGTGCAGATCTAGCACCACAGAGATGTATGTAAGCCCTTTAATgctgagcaaagcagagaaTGAAACGTCTTCTCCCACCCAGAATGGGTTTCTATCTACTCTGCCAACTGCTTTGGTTCCTGTCCACCANNNNNNNNNNNNNNNNNNNNNNNNNNNNNNNNNNNNNNNNNNNNNNNNNNNNNNNNNNNNNNNNNNNNNNNNNNNNNNNNNNNNNNNNNNNNNNNNNNNNCGGCTGCCTATGAAATCGTGCTGTCACAgacctgctgggagctgtgtgagcagcaaCGAATCAGGGCCAACTATATTGCTGGCAGAAGGGCCGTGAAGGTGGGTGAATGGTGTGGCCTCGAGCCCTTTGGAAGACCCGCACTTGGGTGGGGAGGCGGCTGAGAGGCTGAACGTGGCCACAGCCCTAACCATAAGCGTAGGCAGAGAGCCAAAGCTGTTGGCGTTGCACCTCAGCTGAAAGTCCAGGGAGGTGGGCTTGCCCTTGTCTGGGAAGAGAGAGTGGAGGGGCAGGCCGTGTGCCCTGGGGCTTCTGGGGAGGCCAGTGGCATTCCTTTCCTCCTGTGTGTCTTCAGGTTGTGGAAATGAGGCACTTAACTCGCCAGGAATACCGAGATGCTGTAGACCAGCTGAACATGTACAGAGGGGATTGGCATTTGGAAGGGATGGGTGAGTTCCTTGTCCTGTGACTGGCTGGAAAGTGGGTCCTGCCTGCTTCAGACAGGAGCGGGAGCAAGCGCAGGAGAATCTTTCCCTTGccatgtccagcttcccaagCCCTGTAGTCCTGCCCTGCCAGTGACGGCCTGCGTTTCCTTTCCTTAGCCCTCCAAAGGCCGGTTCTTAGGAGCTCTGCTGGTCCTGAAGTGGGAGCGAGGCTGGAGAAGCACATATCGACAGCTGTTCTCCAGAAGGTATGGCCACTACTGCTGGCGGCTGCGTGTagggagggcagcaggagaCGGTGTGGAGCTCTCGGGACAAGATCCCGCTCAGGTGCCTAGAGGATGGCAAAGAGCTCCCTCATGCCCGCACGTGTCACAGGACAGAGTGTTGCCAGAGTAGCTTTGTGCCAGGACTCGGTACCTGGGAGGACTTCGCCATCCTCCACTAGCACATGCTATTACCAGCACGCCTGCTGTCCCTCGGTGTCTGCTGTGGGCCCAGAGAAGCCCCCGGGAGAGCAGGCTGGCAAAGCTGTTGTGCTCTTCTCTTGCAGCTTTATCAGAACGTGCCACTGGAGCTGTGCTCGGAGCTACGGCCGGTCACCTGCCTCTTTGTCCAGCTGCAGTTTGCTGACAAGATCAGCACAgtggagctcagcagcagcctcagcaaTAGCAGCAGTATGATTTCAGAAATCATCAGCCCTCACAAGGGTGAAATCAACAAAAGTCTTCTGTTTGACAAGGTGAGTGTGTGACAGCCATCCCACGCCCGGGATGCCTCTGTCTGTTTGGCAGCAAGGCAATgggaagcagctctgcctgctgctgggatcTGAGGCTGTGGGTTGACCTGAAGCTCCGCTGGTCTCCCCGGTGCCTGTAGCAGAATGCATCAGCTGCTGGCCATCAGTATTGTAAAACAAGGCGTACTGCACCTCTTCCTTGCAGGGTTGCACCTTCCTCTGCGTGTTTGGATTTCCGGGAGAAAAGCTGGCCTGTGAGAGCACCCACGCCTTGGAATGTGCTATGCAGATCCTCTGCATGGCCTCCACGGAGCTGGGAAAACTCCAGTGAGTGCATGTTAGGGGGTGTGTGTGCTGCCTGGGATGGCACGAGAGGACTGATGAGCAAGAGATGTTCCCCCTGGCTTGTCCTGCTTCGCCCCTGGCGGGAAGGAGGCAGCATCTCAGAGGTGGCAGGTTAGCCCACGGCAGCCAGGCACAGCCCCCAAGTGCTGCCTGCCAGTCACCGTGCAGGAGCGAGCCCTCACCAGGGCACAGAGCTCATCAGTGCCAGAGGCAGGCTCCTCCGGGCAATGGGGCCAGGAACAAAGCCCGAGTCCGGTCCCTCGACCTCCAGTCACTGCCGTTGTGGGTGGTGTGCAGGCAGCACCTGCTTGCCTCCTTGCTGAGGAGAAAAGCCTGTGGCCTGGTGCAGGTTGCAGCCATCGGGCCTCGGGGGAAGGGTCCAGATGGTCTTGCGTGTGCGCTACCTACATCCCTTGCCACCGGGGCGTGTTGCACCCCAAGCTCTCTAAGTCCCCAAGTCCCATGCTGGTGCGTGTGGTCCCAGTGCCGAGGAGGGGAGAGGTGGGAAGGGATGGAACAGGGCGAGCGGgactgcagcagggctgctgctgaatGCACGTCACTCTCTCTGTGTGCCAGGCAAGTTTCTGTCGGGGTCAGCAGCGGGACGGTGTTCTGCGGCCTCACTGGCCATCCCGAGAGGTTTGAACACACAGGTAGGGCTCCTTTGTCTTAGGAATGTGAGGCTGGCATGGGTCTGCTTCAGCCCGTCGGTCTGGACAAGGCGGATGGGCTGAGgcaagggcacactgcagcCCGTTGGGGCCAGGAGGATGGGCTCAGAGACACGTGGTTCCCTTTGGGTCCTCTTAGCCTGCAGTTGGGTTGGCTTGTGCCCGGGAGGGGAGGTTGCCCTTGGCCTTGAAGGTTTCCCAACTGCGTTGACGTATGCTCTTTCTCTGTGGCAGTCCTTGGCTTTAAGGTGAATTTGGCCGCCCGCATGATGATGGCCTACCCAGGGATGGTGTCCTGTGATGCAGAGACGTATGCAGCCTCTCGCCTGCCCAGCTACTGCTTCAAAGAGTTGCCACAGAGAGACATGAAAGGTGTTACCAATCCCGTCACCATCTATCAATACATGGGGATCACCAAGCAGTAAGTGTTCTCTGAGCTGTGCAAGTGAGGGGAGGGGGCTTCAAGGGTACAACCTTGGCCGACAGAGAGGAGTTCTGCAGCGAGACCAGGCTGNNNNNNNNNNNNNNNNNNNNNNNNNNNNNNNNNNNNNNNNNNNNNNNNNNNNNNNNNNNNNNNNNNNNNNNNNNNNNNNNNNNNNNNNNNNNNNNNNNNNGTCATCTACGGGTAATAGTTCTTGATgtagcacagagtaagaggcatccatatcagaaataaacctctttaccctgcttccccagctgcttttgGCCCAGTGGGGGgggaactctccctgagcccttccaggctctcccttacctcttcttcttggtaaggacatccctgttagACCttgctcaactttgccttcctcagcctgtgttttTTCCAAACCCTTTTCGCTTTCTagactttcatcatcacatacatTAGTAGCATTATATTTCAGcttcaccccctcccctccccaggcttccagtgctcacGCTGGGATATCGGGTTTccgagatctctgcagatgacggctatTGTCACTTTCAgtgtcccgtcccatccccattcacaaGCAATGCACCCTTTACAGTTACAACGGGAGGCTCCGGCCCCCACCTCTTTCTCCTACTCCGAGTCGTTCTTGCAGAAACACAGGCAATGTCACCTTTAACTGTGCAAGTCATATTATTTATGCTAAGCTCCTGAGCAAAGACTGATACAGATCACTCTAGAACAATGCATAGCTAaacttctggatttttttctccttaatctGTGGCCTTCCAGGTCTTGAAATACCAGAAATCAACGAGGAGCAATGCAGAATGTGTAACAAAGCTGTGATCAGTTGGGAGTCCTCCGGGAAGACAGACTCTGCTGATATGTATGTTCTTCAGTATCGNNNNNNNNNNNNNNNNNNNNNNNNNNNNNNNNNNNNNNNNNNNNNNNNNNNNNNNNNNNNNNNNNNNNNNNNNNNNNNNNNNNNNNNNNNN
This genomic interval carries:
- the LOC104915367 gene encoding adenylate cyclase type 10-like encodes the protein MRHLTRQEYRDAVDQLNMYRGDWHLEGMALQRPVLRSSAGPEVGARLEKHISTAVLQKLYQNVPLELCSELRPVTCLFVQLQFADKISTVELSSSLSNSSSMISEIISPHKGEINKSLLFDKGCTFLCVFGFPGEKLACESTHALECAMQILCMASTELGKLQQVSVGVSSGTVFCGLTGHPERFEHTVLGFKVNLAARMMMAYPGMVSCDAETYAASRLPSYCFKELPQRDMKGVTNPVTIYQYMGITKQ